In Mycobacterium sp. 050128, one genomic interval encodes:
- a CDS encoding DUF1906 domain-containing protein, which produces MSISRRDVLRFAAATPALVGLGAAASSMSAPSASASLGTLLDYAAGVIPASQIQAAGAVGSIRYVSDRRPGGNWMLGKPIQLAEARDLHSSGLKIVSCYQYGKGNSADWLGGATAGLQHAKRGMELHEAAGGPPNAPIYASIDDDPSYEQYKSLIAPYLRSWESVIGHQRTGVYANSKTIDWALHDGLGSCFWQHNWGSPKGYAHPAANLHQVEIDKRSVGGVGVDINEILKPQFGQWA; this is translated from the coding sequence GTGTCGATTTCGCGTCGTGACGTGCTGAGATTCGCGGCCGCGACCCCGGCTCTGGTTGGCCTGGGCGCCGCCGCATCGTCGATGTCTGCGCCGTCGGCCTCGGCATCGCTGGGCACCCTGCTGGACTACGCCGCGGGCGTCATCCCGGCCAGTCAGATCCAGGCCGCGGGCGCTGTGGGGTCGATCCGCTATGTCTCCGACCGGCGGCCGGGCGGCAACTGGATGCTGGGCAAGCCGATCCAGCTCGCCGAAGCCCGTGACCTGCACAGCAGCGGGCTCAAGATTGTCTCCTGCTATCAGTACGGCAAGGGCAATTCCGCCGACTGGCTGGGCGGCGCCACCGCCGGGCTGCAGCACGCGAAGCGGGGGATGGAGCTACACGAGGCGGCCGGTGGTCCCCCCAACGCGCCGATTTACGCATCGATCGACGACGACCCGTCCTACGAGCAGTACAAAAGCCTGATCGCTCCGTACCTGCGGTCCTGGGAGTCGGTGATCGGACACCAGCGGACGGGCGTTTACGCCAACTCCAAAACGATCGACTGGGCGCTGCACGACGGCCTGGGCTCCTGCTTCTGGCAGCACAACTGGGGTTCGCCCAAGGGTTATGCCCATCCGGCGGCCAATTTGCATCAGGTCGAGATCGATAAGCGCAGCGTGGGCGGCGTTGGGGTGGA